In the genome of Mucisphaera calidilacus, one region contains:
- a CDS encoding endo-1,4-beta-xylanase, whose translation MLYHGHVRSALAIACLTATTAVAGAAEITLSDFNNAGFDYTFDNFTQTLGPDVLRLTDTSDGWGGGGMNDAYDLSAFAEARIVVDAIANPDNRVDTFTIELIDTHGNSGKWDFATTDLLPTGSTRLVARKTLENPESGINDYQSLDLANITKWQLLGQWNSPSPVDLSFDNVIISTDAPPPPAYPGAEPDAPWRAEAAARIEQHRKAGLSLIVTAGNAAPASDVTVRVDMTRHDFTWGTAAAAWRIEENNAASQTYKDKLHENFNAVTLENALKWPPLEGEWGHRFDKQTSAAALDWLSDNSFDVRGHVQVWPGYDNLPGSVRTKIDAFNSTASATVRDQLRAEIQTLIEDHITELALHTDGTITWWDMVNETRANRDLIEIFGESEVAHWFNLGRQANPDTPLFLNDYGILSSGGSTNSNNQQFYEDQIQRIIDDGGAIDGIGFQAHFDENSITGPAAINTILDRYAAFGLDLHITEFDLDTTDEELQAQYTRDFLTIIFAHPDVDAFTMWGLWEDAHWKPDAAMYRNDWSIKPNGIAYQDLVLNQWWTDEQTSTDAEGQAAARVFLGTHTITLEHRGITQTYLGVNIDDDTSLDLQLADGYDGTIHADVTNTSGRLHVAGDGIIGRLSLAGSYTQIDDATLVLDLEPTGRDTLFADTIHLGGTLELRVAFGYTPAPGTPLPIFFANQYTGAFDDVFADRLVVETYTAGQLFGVNVLAILGDFNLDQQLTADDVDILLANLGNPAYDLTRDNTADHDDLHHLITFLMQGTPGDANLDHTVDLLDLSILAANFDTAGNWTAGDFNNDNSINLLDLSILAANFGRSTIPEPGTLTALLLSTTLCRRRR comes from the coding sequence ATGCTGTACCACGGACACGTCCGAAGCGCTCTCGCGATCGCCTGCCTCACCGCAACCACCGCCGTCGCCGGTGCAGCCGAGATCACCCTCTCCGATTTCAACAACGCCGGCTTCGACTACACCTTCGACAACTTCACGCAGACCCTCGGCCCTGACGTCCTCAGACTCACTGACACCAGCGACGGCTGGGGGGGAGGCGGCATGAACGACGCCTACGACCTCTCGGCTTTCGCCGAAGCAAGGATCGTCGTCGACGCCATCGCCAACCCCGACAACCGCGTCGACACGTTCACGATCGAACTCATCGACACCCACGGCAATTCAGGCAAGTGGGACTTTGCCACCACTGACCTGCTCCCGACCGGCAGCACACGACTCGTCGCGCGTAAGACCCTGGAGAACCCCGAGTCAGGCATCAACGACTACCAGAGTCTCGACCTCGCCAACATCACCAAATGGCAGCTGCTCGGGCAGTGGAATTCGCCTTCGCCCGTCGACCTCAGCTTCGACAACGTCATCATCTCCACCGACGCCCCTCCGCCGCCCGCCTACCCCGGCGCCGAACCCGACGCCCCCTGGCGCGCCGAGGCCGCGGCACGCATCGAGCAGCACCGCAAGGCCGGTCTGAGCCTCATCGTCACAGCGGGCAACGCCGCCCCGGCCAGCGACGTCACCGTCCGCGTCGACATGACACGGCACGACTTCACCTGGGGAACCGCCGCCGCCGCCTGGCGCATTGAGGAGAACAACGCCGCCAGCCAGACGTACAAGGACAAACTCCACGAGAACTTCAACGCCGTGACGCTTGAGAACGCCCTCAAGTGGCCGCCGCTCGAAGGCGAGTGGGGCCACAGGTTCGACAAGCAGACCTCCGCTGCCGCACTCGACTGGCTCTCCGACAACAGCTTCGACGTCCGTGGCCACGTCCAGGTGTGGCCGGGTTATGACAACCTCCCTGGATCGGTCAGAACTAAGATCGACGCGTTCAACAGCACTGCCTCCGCCACAGTTCGGGACCAGCTCCGCGCCGAGATCCAGACCCTCATCGAGGATCACATCACCGAGCTCGCCCTGCACACCGACGGGACCATCACCTGGTGGGACATGGTCAACGAGACCCGCGCCAACCGCGACCTCATCGAGATCTTCGGCGAATCCGAGGTCGCCCACTGGTTCAACCTCGGCAGACAGGCCAACCCCGACACCCCTCTGTTCCTCAATGACTACGGCATCCTCTCCTCGGGTGGGAGTACCAATTCCAACAACCAGCAGTTTTACGAAGACCAGATCCAACGCATCATCGACGACGGCGGAGCCATCGACGGCATCGGCTTCCAGGCTCACTTTGACGAGAACAGCATCACCGGTCCCGCAGCAATCAACACCATCCTCGACCGATATGCCGCGTTTGGCCTCGACCTCCACATCACCGAGTTTGACCTCGATACCACCGACGAGGAGCTCCAGGCACAGTACACCCGCGACTTCCTCACGATCATCTTCGCGCACCCCGACGTCGACGCCTTCACCATGTGGGGGCTCTGGGAAGATGCCCACTGGAAACCCGACGCGGCGATGTACCGTAACGACTGGTCCATCAAGCCCAACGGCATCGCCTATCAGGACCTCGTGCTCAACCAGTGGTGGACCGACGAGCAAACCTCCACCGACGCTGAGGGTCAGGCCGCCGCCCGCGTCTTCCTTGGCACACACACCATCACGCTCGAACACCGGGGCATCACCCAGACTTACCTAGGCGTCAACATCGACGACGACACCAGCCTCGATCTCCAGCTCGCTGACGGCTACGACGGAACCATCCACGCCGACGTCACCAACACCTCAGGCAGACTCCACGTCGCAGGCGACGGCATCATCGGTCGACTCAGCCTCGCGGGCAGCTACACCCAAATCGACGATGCGACCCTCGTACTCGATCTCGAGCCGACCGGGCGCGACACCCTCTTCGCCGACACGATACACCTCGGCGGAACCCTCGAACTGCGCGTCGCCTTCGGCTACACGCCCGCGCCCGGGACCCCACTGCCCATCTTCTTCGCTAACCAGTACACCGGTGCCTTCGACGACGTGTTCGCCGACCGACTCGTCGTCGAAACCTACACCGCCGGACAGCTCTTTGGCGTCAACGTCCTCGCAATCCTGGGCGACTTCAACCTCGACCAGCAACTCACGGCCGACGATGTCGACATCCTCCTCGCCAACCTCGGCAACCCCGCCTACGACCTCACCCGCGACAACACCGCCGACCACGACGACCTCCACCACCTCATCACCTTCCTGATGCAGGGCACCCCGGGTGACGCCAACCTCGATCACACCGTCGATCTTCTCGACCTCTCCATCCTCGCCGCCAACTTCGACACCGCCGGCAACTGGACCGCGGGCGACTTCAACAACGACAACAGCATCAATCTCCTCGACCTCTCGATCCTTGCCGCCAACTTCGGCAGGAGCACCATCCCCGAGCCCGGCACACTCACCGCGCTCCTCTTGTCCACCACACTCTGCCGTCGTCGCCGATAG
- a CDS encoding DUF5060 domain-containing protein, producing the protein MSVSRLVFVVWLGWFWGVAGAWAQVPEDVVFGAVEGVIAVEAEHAFDQTKGEVRSWRLVTLDQTPESSSDPDDNHARGASGEAYLEVLPDTRRTHDDPLVVGENIAHEPGTMAVLSYRVRVDEPGRYYVWARIYSTGTEDNGLHVGLNGEWPESGRRLQWTAKRTWWWDSKQRTAEVHTGVPGQIWLDIEEAGEHVVQFSMREDGTEFDKWFMTLDPDYEHPEGSTGPEVRVAAGALPEAEVLPDGAAGSGEVTISGERRVWHTTTLSLDGPFAHELGGAINPFTDYRMTARFRHASGLPVYTVPGYFAADGNAGQTGAASGTTWRAHFSPDRAGVWHYSVSLHTGPNCAVSDDGKPVAAYNGLRGSFEVAETDKGVSDFRGAGRVVYLGERYPRHLGSDAVFLKAGPDSPETLLAYEDFDGTVATIRRGPLKTYTAHVGDWREGDPVWRGDQGKGLIGALNYLASTGCNTVSFLTYNAGGDGDNVWPYVSRVRTHRFDCSKLDQWGIVFDHAQRRGIHLHFKLQETENDDLVRGVDQVSDVPRALDGGELGLERKLYLRELVARYAHLPVLTWILGEENTQTPAQLRAMGAYLDQIDAYDHPIDVHSYPHRQDEVYEPLLGDRSVLTSASLQNDWSKVHALTLKWLRASEASGKTWIVTNDEQGHATTGVPPDAGYPGFDPSMVDYTAADVRKRTLWGNLMAGGAGVEYYFGYKLPENDLVCEDWRSRDASWRWAGHALTFFRSLPVREMVSRDDLIVTTEDLGHVHCLAKPGEVYVVYMSDRQDVRLDLSDARGWLSVRWFDPREGGEQMEGTVRRVRGGSVEGIGRAPHGSDEDWACVIER; encoded by the coding sequence GTGTCTGTTTCGAGGCTGGTTTTTGTGGTCTGGCTGGGTTGGTTCTGGGGTGTCGCGGGTGCGTGGGCTCAGGTGCCTGAGGACGTGGTCTTTGGTGCGGTTGAGGGTGTGATCGCTGTCGAGGCGGAGCATGCTTTTGATCAGACCAAGGGGGAGGTTCGTTCGTGGCGGCTGGTGACACTTGACCAGACGCCTGAGTCGAGCAGTGACCCGGACGATAATCATGCGCGGGGCGCTTCGGGGGAGGCGTATCTGGAGGTGCTGCCTGACACGCGTCGGACGCATGACGACCCGCTGGTGGTGGGTGAGAATATTGCGCACGAGCCGGGGACGATGGCGGTGCTGAGTTACCGGGTACGGGTGGACGAGCCCGGTCGTTATTACGTCTGGGCACGGATCTATTCGACGGGGACGGAAGACAACGGGCTGCACGTGGGTTTGAATGGCGAATGGCCCGAGAGTGGTCGGCGTCTGCAATGGACGGCGAAGCGCACGTGGTGGTGGGACAGCAAGCAGCGGACGGCGGAGGTGCACACGGGCGTGCCGGGCCAGATCTGGCTGGACATCGAGGAGGCGGGCGAGCACGTGGTGCAGTTCTCGATGCGTGAGGACGGCACGGAGTTTGACAAGTGGTTCATGACGCTGGACCCGGACTATGAGCACCCGGAGGGATCGACGGGTCCGGAGGTTCGTGTGGCGGCGGGAGCGCTGCCTGAGGCGGAGGTGCTGCCTGACGGCGCGGCTGGCTCGGGGGAGGTGACGATCAGCGGCGAGCGTCGTGTGTGGCACACGACCACGCTTTCACTGGATGGTCCGTTCGCGCATGAACTGGGTGGCGCGATCAACCCGTTCACGGATTACCGGATGACGGCTCGTTTCCGGCACGCGTCGGGCCTCCCGGTCTACACGGTGCCCGGGTACTTTGCGGCGGACGGTAATGCGGGGCAGACGGGGGCGGCGTCGGGCACGACGTGGCGGGCGCACTTCTCGCCTGACCGTGCTGGTGTGTGGCATTACAGCGTCTCATTGCACACGGGGCCGAACTGCGCGGTCTCGGACGATGGCAAGCCGGTTGCGGCCTACAACGGGCTGCGGGGTTCGTTCGAGGTCGCTGAGACGGACAAGGGGGTGTCCGATTTCCGGGGTGCGGGGCGTGTGGTTTATCTGGGTGAGCGCTACCCGCGTCATCTGGGGAGTGATGCGGTGTTTCTGAAGGCGGGTCCCGATTCGCCCGAGACGCTGCTGGCGTATGAGGACTTTGACGGGACGGTAGCAACGATTCGTCGCGGGCCGCTCAAGACCTATACGGCGCATGTGGGTGACTGGCGTGAGGGTGATCCGGTGTGGCGTGGCGATCAGGGCAAGGGTCTGATCGGTGCATTGAATTACCTGGCGTCGACGGGGTGCAACACGGTTTCGTTCCTGACGTACAACGCCGGAGGGGACGGGGATAATGTCTGGCCTTATGTGTCGCGGGTGCGGACGCATCGGTTTGACTGCTCGAAGCTGGACCAGTGGGGGATCGTGTTTGATCACGCGCAGCGGCGTGGGATTCACCTGCACTTCAAGCTGCAGGAGACGGAGAACGACGACCTGGTTCGCGGTGTTGATCAGGTGTCGGATGTCCCGCGAGCGTTGGACGGCGGGGAGCTGGGGCTGGAGCGAAAGCTTTATCTGCGGGAGCTGGTGGCTCGGTACGCACACCTGCCGGTGCTCACATGGATTCTGGGAGAGGAGAACACGCAGACGCCAGCGCAGCTGCGTGCGATGGGCGCCTACCTGGACCAGATCGACGCCTATGACCATCCGATCGACGTGCACTCCTACCCGCATCGACAGGACGAGGTGTACGAGCCGTTGCTCGGCGATCGTTCGGTGCTGACGTCGGCGAGTCTTCAGAATGACTGGTCGAAGGTGCACGCGTTGACGCTGAAGTGGCTGCGTGCATCGGAGGCGTCGGGGAAGACGTGGATCGTGACGAATGACGAGCAGGGCCATGCGACGACGGGCGTGCCGCCTGACGCTGGGTATCCGGGTTTTGACCCGTCGATGGTGGATTACACGGCGGCGGACGTGCGCAAGCGGACGTTGTGGGGGAACCTGATGGCGGGTGGCGCAGGTGTGGAGTATTACTTTGGGTACAAGCTGCCTGAGAATGATCTGGTGTGCGAGGACTGGCGGAGTCGTGACGCGAGCTGGCGCTGGGCGGGACACGCGTTGACGTTCTTCAGGAGCCTGCCCGTGCGTGAGATGGTGAGTCGTGACGATCTGATCGTGACGACGGAGGATCTGGGGCACGTGCACTGCCTGGCGAAGCCAGGCGAGGTGTATGTGGTGTACATGTCGGATCGTCAGGACGTGCGGCTGGACCTCTCGGACGCGCGGGGCTGGTTGTCGGTGCGGTGGTTTGACCCGCGCGAGGGGGGTGAACAGATGGAGGGAACGGTCCGTCGTGTGCGTGGCGGAAGTGTGGAGGGTATCGGTCGTGCACCGCACGGTTCAGATGAAGACTGGGCGTGCGTGATCGAGCGATAA
- a CDS encoding MFS transporter, translated as MTDSSTTLERAHQLLTAEDDGRACRDIPDEACREQPANFFTHVATLACTKTGDGLIDPKLVLSWLVNALGAPAGFVGLLVPVREAGSLLPQLVSSGWIRSMPQRKWAWAAGSLVQALAVMGIAAAAMLLRGAEAGIAITALLAVFALGRSVCSVSYKDVLGKTVSKATRGTATGTASTLAAAGVLTFGILLATGILPRTIPVIVAVLLLAATLWITAALLMARLHEEAGSTEGGRTPLSVVRENLTRLTTDRQLLIYILTRGLLTTTAIAPPYIVMLDQRDAGYSRLGWFVIASSLAALLSTYAWGRLADRSSRWVLILSALIAAAILASTATLAWIMPNASTLYLMLPFCLFALMIAYQGVRLGRSVHLVDMATPETRAAYTALSNTIIGALLLLTSGFGIIAQAYGTPAVLALFAILCALAAVSAFALKEVQSDD; from the coding sequence GTGACCGACTCCTCAACCACCCTCGAACGGGCCCACCAACTCCTCACCGCCGAGGATGACGGCAGGGCCTGCCGGGACATCCCCGACGAAGCCTGCAGGGAACAACCCGCCAACTTCTTCACCCACGTCGCCACCCTCGCATGCACCAAGACAGGCGACGGGCTCATTGATCCCAAACTCGTCCTCAGCTGGCTCGTCAACGCGCTCGGCGCACCCGCCGGATTCGTCGGCCTCCTCGTCCCCGTCCGCGAGGCCGGATCACTCCTGCCCCAGCTCGTCAGCTCCGGATGGATCCGATCCATGCCCCAGCGCAAGTGGGCCTGGGCCGCCGGCTCACTCGTCCAGGCCCTCGCCGTCATGGGTATCGCTGCCGCCGCCATGCTCCTCCGCGGCGCCGAGGCAGGCATCGCCATCACCGCACTCCTCGCCGTCTTCGCCCTTGGGCGCTCCGTCTGCTCCGTCAGCTACAAGGATGTCCTGGGCAAGACCGTCTCCAAGGCCACGCGCGGAACCGCCACCGGAACCGCCAGCACGCTCGCCGCCGCTGGCGTCCTCACCTTCGGCATCCTTCTGGCCACGGGCATCCTCCCGCGCACCATTCCCGTCATCGTCGCCGTCCTTCTTCTCGCCGCCACCCTCTGGATCACCGCCGCCTTGCTCATGGCCCGTCTCCATGAAGAAGCAGGATCGACCGAGGGCGGACGCACACCGCTCAGCGTCGTCCGCGAGAACCTCACACGCCTCACCACCGACCGGCAACTCCTGATCTACATCCTCACACGCGGGCTCCTCACCACCACCGCCATCGCTCCGCCCTACATCGTCATGCTCGACCAACGCGACGCCGGCTACAGCCGACTCGGGTGGTTCGTGATCGCCAGCTCACTCGCGGCACTCCTCAGCACCTACGCGTGGGGCAGACTCGCCGACCGCTCGAGCCGATGGGTCCTCATCCTCTCCGCACTCATCGCCGCGGCGATCCTCGCCAGTACCGCCACGCTCGCATGGATTATGCCCAACGCATCAACCCTCTACCTCATGCTCCCGTTCTGCCTCTTCGCCCTCATGATCGCCTACCAGGGCGTGCGCCTCGGACGGTCCGTCCACCTCGTCGACATGGCCACACCCGAAACCCGCGCCGCCTACACCGCACTCTCCAACACCATCATCGGCGCCCTCCTGCTCCTGACCTCAGGCTTCGGCATCATCGCGCAGGCCTACGGCACACCCGCCGTCCTCGCCCTCTTCGCCATCCTCTGCGCCCTCGCCGCCGTCTCCGCCTTCGCCCTCAAGGAAGTCCAGTCTGACGACTGA
- a CDS encoding type II secretion system protein yields the protein MNHPIHRSSSGFTLIELLVVISIIALLIGILLPALAAARSHARAVNCLAKTRSIAQALIIYLHDHDDRFPPTNHGGFSDTLEWDLQLAPYLGAPSVRTAVLFGDFYLEDNPDALAYYNTHLRCPEDQRTATTDFSYGQSVYPSLIPDDPEENIALNGNLWHSARALPAPSATVIHGEVEDDANHVMAHYWNLYNVNPDDDLALRHSDKLSTTFADGHATIAPTSASYERPASAQPPTLDNWNPATAGR from the coding sequence ATGAATCACCCGATCCACCGATCCTCGTCGGGCTTCACCCTGATCGAACTCCTCGTCGTGATCTCGATCATCGCGCTGCTTATCGGCATTCTCCTGCCCGCGCTCGCCGCCGCTCGCTCCCATGCCCGCGCCGTGAACTGTCTCGCCAAAACACGATCCATCGCCCAGGCACTCATCATCTATCTCCACGACCACGACGACCGCTTCCCGCCCACCAACCACGGCGGCTTCTCCGACACCCTCGAATGGGACCTCCAGCTCGCTCCCTATCTCGGCGCACCCTCCGTCCGAACCGCTGTACTCTTCGGCGACTTCTACCTCGAAGACAACCCCGACGCCCTCGCCTATTACAACACCCACCTCCGCTGCCCGGAAGACCAGCGAACCGCCACCACCGACTTCTCCTACGGGCAATCCGTCTACCCCAGCCTGATTCCTGACGACCCCGAAGAAAACATCGCACTCAACGGCAACCTCTGGCACTCCGCACGCGCACTCCCCGCCCCCTCAGCGACCGTGATCCATGGCGAAGTCGAGGACGACGCCAACCACGTCATGGCACACTACTGGAACCTCTACAACGTCAACCCCGACGACGACCTCGCCCTGCGACACAGCGACAAACTCTCCACCACCTTCGCCGACGGCCACGCCACCATCGCTCCCACCAGCGCGTCCTACGAACGACCCGCCTCAGCACAACCGCCCACCCTCGACAACTGGAACCCCGCCACCGCGGGCCGCTAA
- a CDS encoding alkaline phosphatase — protein MSKLPAVPNTTRRGFLKGTAGLAAAGLALFGGGRASGQSYGRGTRHRARNVVFMVSDGMSQGCWTMADIARRRQGRRSAWASLYAGGSPMAQMMTHSADSLVTDSAAAGSAWGIGVHINNGSICMHGGKAYEPILMTAQKHGLATGVVSTARITHATPASFYANVESRNDEETIAGQLLDRGVDLMLGGGSRFFSDELLAKHGDVVVVRDARGLASKSGTDGRLLGLFNSSHMSYEADRPESEPDLKTMSMTALENLAARDQGFVLQIESGRVDHGGHANDASANLFDQLAFDDAVEAVTNWARLRGDTLVIVTTDHGTGGPELTLYMDEGNEAFERLLGAKGTATAVAMEAGRGEDRVERMVRGFREKFGIELSDEEHGYLRTVLVQERRGAAFSGLDREGCVIGGVLANHWGVGWVSGNHTAEMVQATAIGPGRELLRPLMDNVDFYRVMMEALGLRAVS, from the coding sequence ATGTCGAAGTTACCAGCCGTGCCGAACACAACACGTCGAGGTTTTTTGAAGGGGACTGCGGGTCTCGCTGCGGCGGGTCTGGCGTTGTTCGGAGGCGGTCGGGCTTCGGGTCAGAGTTATGGTCGCGGGACACGGCATCGTGCAAGAAATGTTGTGTTCATGGTGAGCGACGGCATGAGCCAGGGCTGCTGGACGATGGCGGACATCGCGCGTCGTCGGCAGGGTCGCCGTTCGGCGTGGGCTTCGCTGTATGCGGGTGGTTCGCCGATGGCTCAGATGATGACGCACTCGGCGGACTCGCTGGTCACAGATTCGGCGGCGGCGGGGAGTGCGTGGGGGATCGGGGTGCACATCAATAACGGGTCGATCTGCATGCATGGGGGGAAGGCGTACGAGCCGATTTTGATGACGGCGCAGAAGCATGGATTGGCGACGGGTGTGGTGTCGACGGCGCGGATCACGCACGCGACGCCTGCGAGTTTCTACGCGAACGTGGAGAGTCGTAATGATGAAGAGACAATCGCGGGACAGTTGCTGGATCGCGGCGTGGACCTGATGCTGGGCGGGGGTTCGCGTTTCTTCTCGGATGAGCTTCTGGCTAAGCATGGTGACGTGGTGGTGGTGCGTGACGCGAGGGGTCTGGCGTCGAAGTCGGGGACGGATGGCCGGCTGCTGGGGTTGTTCAACAGCAGTCACATGTCCTACGAGGCCGATCGGCCTGAGTCGGAACCGGACCTGAAGACGATGTCGATGACGGCGCTGGAGAACTTGGCGGCGCGGGATCAGGGCTTTGTGCTGCAGATCGAGAGCGGCCGTGTGGATCACGGCGGCCACGCGAACGACGCGTCGGCGAATCTGTTTGATCAGCTGGCGTTTGATGACGCTGTGGAGGCGGTGACGAACTGGGCGCGGCTTCGCGGGGATACGCTGGTGATCGTGACGACAGATCACGGGACGGGTGGCCCGGAGCTGACGCTCTATATGGACGAGGGGAACGAGGCTTTCGAGCGGCTGCTCGGAGCAAAAGGGACGGCGACGGCGGTAGCGATGGAGGCGGGTCGTGGCGAGGATCGTGTGGAACGGATGGTTCGGGGGTTCCGGGAGAAGTTCGGGATCGAACTCAGCGACGAGGAGCATGGCTACCTGCGCACCGTACTGGTGCAGGAGCGTCGCGGGGCGGCGTTCAGCGGGCTCGACCGGGAGGGGTGTGTCATCGGGGGTGTGCTGGCGAACCACTGGGGCGTGGGCTGGGTCAGCGGGAATCACACGGCCGAGATGGTTCAGGCGACGGCGATCGGCCCGGGGCGAGAGTTATTGCGGCCTCTGATGGACAACGTCGACTTCTACCGCGTGATGATGGAGGCGTTGGGTTTGAGGGCGGTTTCGTGA
- a CDS encoding flotillin family protein produces the protein MNGLLLGQGVLSGVAVVILIAVPVLLIFFGLILMITRYRRCPSNRILVVYGRGTGERSAKCVHGGGVFVWPVIQDYQYLSLEPITIEIELTSALSKKNIRVAVPSTFTIGISTEATIMQNAAERLLGLSDEEIATQARDIILGQMRLVIATLTIEEINQDREKFLDLVNKNVNYELNKIGLYMINVNIRDITDESGYITALGQKAAAEAINQAKIEVAAAEREGAIGTATANRERDVQVAQQKTASETGQKEAEREMRIKVAALEAQGISGEADAKRSQDVAVAEQGARTIEGQKQAEADQRIRVASLEANAVEGENDSKAKVASYEATLAEARAEARRRGDVALAQSARDVLMAEKEQELARMEKEVIAKEMIERQQVEISAEAEAERQRRIAKGEADAVLAKYLAEAEGIQKVLEAKAEGYRQLIETVGDRPELAPSLLIIEKLPELVAEQVKAISGLKIDKITVWDSGVSGESGTGSTGSFLRGLIGSLPPIHELAKQTGIDLPDYLGAVEEVQQVQAEKESDPPEDPATS, from the coding sequence ATGAACGGTTTACTTCTGGGGCAGGGCGTGTTGTCGGGTGTTGCTGTGGTCATTCTGATCGCGGTGCCGGTGCTGCTGATCTTCTTCGGCCTGATCCTGATGATCACGCGTTACCGGCGTTGTCCGTCCAACCGGATTCTTGTGGTTTACGGGCGGGGCACGGGCGAGCGTTCGGCGAAGTGTGTGCACGGCGGCGGCGTGTTCGTGTGGCCGGTGATTCAGGACTACCAGTACCTGAGCCTCGAACCGATCACGATCGAGATCGAGCTAACGAGCGCGTTGAGCAAGAAGAACATTCGTGTGGCGGTTCCCTCGACGTTTACGATCGGCATCAGTACCGAGGCGACGATCATGCAGAACGCGGCCGAGCGTCTGCTGGGACTGTCGGACGAGGAGATCGCGACGCAGGCCCGTGACATCATTCTCGGTCAGATGCGTCTCGTGATCGCCACGCTGACGATCGAGGAGATCAACCAGGACCGCGAGAAATTCCTTGACCTGGTGAACAAGAACGTCAATTACGAGCTGAACAAGATCGGCCTGTACATGATCAACGTGAACATCCGGGACATCACGGATGAGAGCGGGTACATCACGGCGTTGGGTCAGAAGGCAGCTGCAGAGGCGATCAACCAGGCGAAGATTGAGGTCGCGGCGGCAGAGCGTGAGGGCGCGATCGGTACGGCGACGGCCAACCGCGAGCGTGACGTTCAGGTCGCGCAGCAGAAGACGGCGAGCGAGACGGGTCAGAAAGAAGCCGAGCGCGAGATGCGGATCAAGGTGGCGGCGTTGGAGGCCCAGGGTATTTCGGGCGAGGCGGACGCAAAGCGTTCCCAGGACGTTGCGGTGGCCGAACAGGGCGCCCGGACGATCGAGGGTCAGAAGCAGGCGGAGGCTGACCAGCGTATTCGTGTGGCGTCGTTGGAGGCGAACGCGGTTGAGGGCGAGAACGATTCGAAGGCGAAGGTGGCGTCGTACGAGGCGACGCTGGCGGAAGCGCGTGCTGAGGCGAGGCGTCGGGGTGACGTGGCGTTGGCACAGTCCGCGCGTGACGTGCTGATGGCGGAGAAGGAACAAGAGCTGGCACGGATGGAGAAAGAGGTCATCGCGAAGGAGATGATCGAGCGTCAGCAGGTCGAGATCTCGGCGGAGGCCGAGGCAGAGCGTCAGCGCCGGATCGCGAAAGGCGAGGCGGACGCGGTACTGGCGAAGTATCTGGCGGAGGCCGAAGGCATCCAAAAGGTGCTCGAGGCGAAGGCCGAGGGTTACCGCCAGCTGATCGAAACCGTTGGGGATCGTCCGGAGCTGGCACCGAGCCTGCTGATTATCGAGAAGCTGCCTGAACTGGTGGCGGAGCAGGTGAAGGCGATCAGTGGCCTGAAGATCGACAAGATCACGGTGTGGGACTCGGGCGTGTCGGGCGAGAGCGGCACGGGGAGTACGGGCAGCTTTCTACGCGGCCTGATCGGGTCGCTTCCGCCGATTCATGAGCTGGCAAAACAGACGGGGATCGATCTGCCTGACTATCTCGGGGCCGTTGAGGAAGTCCAGCAAGTACAAGCAGAGAAGGAATCTGACCCGCCAGAGGATCCTGCGACGTCGTAA
- a CDS encoding polysaccharide deacetylase family protein — MFNRFTLPVFAGLMSCVPGAAMAAEPFQIGFLWHMHQPTYRPGQTLYEAENSGAFSFSLVDVHNQRLGPYTTWPRDAVQSGLGLPNLGASVSFSGSLIRNLNELEASGTNGGQWTNWDGAYRQAAGWQTAEGNARLDLVNFGFNHPLMPLLDMRDIEMQVKLQKRVHEVTWGPGVPFSKGIFPPETAFSTRIIPALEAEGIEWAIVDSIHIERATAGYPYTSGSNLYPPNPADQINPDHGTWVQLDGLWAPSKVSAPTA, encoded by the coding sequence ATGTTTAACCGTTTCACCTTGCCTGTATTTGCCGGTTTGATGTCGTGTGTTCCGGGTGCTGCGATGGCTGCGGAGCCGTTCCAGATCGGGTTTCTCTGGCACATGCATCAGCCGACGTACCGGCCGGGGCAGACGCTGTACGAGGCGGAGAACTCAGGCGCTTTTTCGTTCAGCCTGGTGGACGTGCACAACCAGCGGCTGGGGCCGTACACGACCTGGCCGAGGGACGCGGTGCAGTCGGGTCTGGGGCTTCCGAATCTCGGGGCGTCGGTGTCGTTTTCGGGGTCGCTGATCCGGAACCTGAATGAGTTGGAGGCCTCGGGCACGAACGGCGGGCAGTGGACGAACTGGGATGGTGCATACCGTCAGGCGGCGGGGTGGCAGACGGCGGAGGGGAATGCCCGGCTGGATCTGGTGAACTTTGGTTTCAATCACCCGCTGATGCCGCTTCTGGACATGCGTGACATCGAGATGCAGGTGAAGCTGCAGAAGCGCGTACACGAGGTGACGTGGGGTCCGGGCGTGCCGTTCTCGAAGGGGATTTTCCCGCCTGAGACGGCGTTCTCGACGCGGATCATCCCGGCGCTGGAGGCGGAGGGGATCGAGTGGGCGATCGTCGACAGCATTCACATCGAGCGAGCGACGGCGGGGTATCCGTACACAAGCGGTTCGAATCTCTACCCGCCGAACCCGGCGGATCAGATCAACCCGGATCACGGGACGTGGGTGCAGTTGGATGGGTTGTGGGCGCCGAGCAAGGTGTCGGCGCCGACGGCGTAA